A genomic region of Ensifer adhaerens contains the following coding sequences:
- a CDS encoding antibiotic biosynthesis monooxygenase family protein, with translation MIAVIFEVLPAEGRRDTYLGIAADLRPLLDDIDGFISIERFQSLSNPDKVLSLSFWRDEAAVKAWRNGSEHRAAQDAGRHGVFADYRLRIASVIRDYGLNERHEAPADSRAFHDA, from the coding sequence ATGATTGCCGTCATCTTCGAAGTCCTACCCGCCGAGGGCCGGCGCGACACCTATCTCGGCATCGCCGCCGATCTGCGCCCGCTGCTCGACGACATCGATGGTTTCATCTCGATCGAGCGGTTCCAGAGTCTCTCCAATCCCGACAAGGTCCTGTCCCTATCCTTCTGGCGCGACGAGGCGGCAGTGAAGGCCTGGCGCAACGGTAGCGAACACCGTGCCGCCCAGGATGCGGGACGCCATGGCGTCTTTGCCGACTATCGGCTGCGCATCGCCTCCGTCATTCGTGATTACGGGCTGAACGAGCGCCACGAAGCGCCGGCCGACAGCCGCGCCTTTCACGACGCCTAG
- a CDS encoding site-specific DNA-methyltransferase, which produces MSSVVSLAEVSRSSRPLGWLDSIIKGDCVAALNALPDNSVDVVFADPPYNLQLGGMLTRPDQSVVDAVDDEWDQFASFEAYDAFTRAWLLACRRVLKPTGTLWVIGSYHNIFRVGAILQDLHFWILNDIIWRKTNPMPNFKGRRFQNAHETLIWATPNANAKGYTFNYDAMKAANDDVQMRSDWLFPICSGHERLKGDDGKKVHPTQKPEALLARIMMASTKPGDVILDPFFGSGTTGAVAKRLGRHFVGIEREQDYIDAASARIDAVEPLGKAMLSVMTGKKAEPRVAFNTLIESGLIKPGTVLTDAKRRYSAIVRADGTVASGGEAGSIHRLGAKVQGLDACNGWTFWHFEEGNTLKPIDELRTVIRNDLAKLN; this is translated from the coding sequence ATGTCTTCAGTTGTTTCGCTTGCCGAAGTCTCCCGTTCCTCCCGTCCGCTGGGCTGGCTCGACAGCATCATCAAGGGTGACTGCGTTGCGGCGCTCAATGCGCTTCCCGACAATTCGGTCGACGTCGTTTTCGCCGACCCGCCCTACAACCTCCAGCTCGGCGGAATGCTGACGCGTCCCGATCAGTCGGTGGTCGATGCCGTCGACGACGAATGGGACCAGTTCGCCTCCTTCGAGGCCTACGATGCCTTCACCCGCGCCTGGCTGCTCGCCTGCCGCCGTGTGCTGAAGCCGACCGGCACCCTCTGGGTCATCGGCTCCTACCACAACATCTTCCGCGTCGGCGCCATCCTGCAGGACCTGCATTTCTGGATCCTCAACGACATCATCTGGCGCAAGACCAACCCGATGCCGAACTTCAAGGGCCGCCGTTTCCAGAACGCCCATGAAACGCTGATCTGGGCGACGCCGAACGCCAATGCCAAGGGCTACACCTTCAACTACGATGCGATGAAGGCCGCCAACGACGACGTGCAGATGCGCTCCGACTGGCTGTTCCCGATCTGCTCCGGACACGAGCGCCTCAAGGGCGACGACGGTAAGAAGGTGCACCCGACGCAGAAGCCGGAAGCGCTTCTCGCCCGCATCATGATGGCATCGACCAAGCCGGGCGACGTCATCCTCGATCCGTTCTTCGGCTCCGGCACCACCGGTGCCGTTGCCAAGCGCCTCGGCCGGCACTTCGTCGGTATCGAGCGCGAACAGGACTATATCGACGCGGCATCGGCGCGCATCGACGCTGTCGAGCCGCTTGGCAAGGCGATGCTTTCCGTCATGACCGGAAAGAAGGCCGAGCCGCGCGTCGCCTTCAACACCTTGATCGAGAGCGGGCTGATCAAGCCCGGCACGGTTCTGACGGACGCCAAGCGCCGTTACAGCGCAATCGTCAGGGCCGACGGCACGGTCGCTTCCGGCGGCGAGGCCGGTTCAATTCATCGCCTGGGCGCCAAGGTCCAGGGGCTTGATGCATGCAACGGATGGACATTCTGGCATTTCGAAGAAGGGAACACCCTGAAGCCCATCGACGAACTCAGAACCGTCATTCGAAATGATCTGGCAAAACTGAACTGA
- a CDS encoding YkvA family protein: protein MTSPGRLQRAKQWARQIKRDVVALWFAARDPRTPISAKFVAGAVAAYALSPVDLIPDFIPILGYLDDLILVPLGILLAVRLVPPALMDEFRQRATAQEGRPSSRGGFVAILSIWFVVAAVAAWVAWGYLSAKQ, encoded by the coding sequence ATGACCTCGCCCGGTCGACTCCAGCGCGCCAAGCAATGGGCACGTCAAATCAAACGCGACGTCGTCGCACTCTGGTTCGCCGCACGAGATCCTCGAACGCCGATTTCGGCGAAATTTGTTGCAGGCGCGGTGGCGGCCTACGCGCTGTCGCCGGTGGACTTGATCCCCGACTTCATTCCGATACTCGGCTACCTTGATGATCTGATCCTCGTTCCGCTCGGCATCCTTCTGGCGGTGCGTCTCGTGCCGCCGGCGCTCATGGATGAATTCCGGCAACGGGCGACGGCACAGGAGGGGCGCCCCTCCAGCCGAGGCGGCTTTGTTGCGATCCTGAGTATCTGGTTTGTGGTCGCAGCCGTTGCGGCCTGGGTGGCCTGGGGCTACCTCTCGGCCAAGCAATGA
- a CDS encoding HAD family hydrolase, which translates to MSSIDIRHIVFDIGKVLIHYDPNLPYSRIIPDEAEREWFFANVCTHDWNIEQDRGRSWEEAEALLIKDFPEREVQIRAFRKHWQEMVPHAYVETVALLERLIAEGRDVTMLTNFASDTFREAQVLYPFLTLPRGVTVSGDVKLIKPDIAIYQTHTRNFGLTPSATLFIDDSMPNVEAARMAGWHAVHFVDPEKLKSDLAAYGVHP; encoded by the coding sequence ATGAGCAGCATCGACATCCGCCACATCGTCTTCGACATCGGTAAGGTGCTGATCCACTATGACCCCAACCTGCCCTATAGCCGCATCATCCCGGACGAGGCCGAGCGCGAATGGTTCTTCGCCAATGTCTGCACCCATGACTGGAACATCGAGCAGGACCGCGGCCGCTCCTGGGAAGAAGCCGAAGCGCTGCTGATCAAGGATTTTCCCGAGCGCGAGGTGCAGATTCGTGCCTTCCGCAAGCATTGGCAGGAGATGGTGCCGCACGCCTATGTCGAAACGGTTGCGCTGCTGGAACGGCTGATCGCCGAAGGGCGCGACGTGACGATGCTGACGAACTTCGCCTCCGACACCTTCCGCGAAGCGCAGGTGCTCTATCCCTTCCTGACGCTGCCGCGCGGGGTGACCGTTTCGGGCGACGTCAAGCTCATCAAGCCCGATATCGCCATCTACCAAACCCATACGCGTAACTTCGGCCTGACCCCGTCGGCGACGCTCTTCATCGACGACAGCATGCCCAATGTCGAGGCTGCGCGGATGGCCGGCTGGCATGCGGTGCACTTCGTCGACCCGGAAAAATTGAAGTCCGACCTCGCCGCCTACGGCGTCCATCCGTAG
- the mutY gene encoding A/G-specific adenine glycosylase yields the protein MHDTIPAADAAPLLLEWYDRHHRDLPWRVSPPMASQGIVADPYHVWLSEVMLQQTTVQAVKAYFVKFLSLWPTVEDLARADNEDVMKAWAGLGYYARARNLKKCAEVIARDHGGRFPDTEDGLKSLPGIGDYTAAAIAAIAFNRNSAVLDGNVERVISRLYAIETPLPAAKPEMRARVAILTPDDRPGDFAQAMMDLGATICTPKRPACSLCPFRAHCRALVVADPETFPRKAQKKDKPLRRGAAFVAIDADNAVYLRKRIETGLLGGMTEVPGTDWTSRQDGDTTLASQPFAASWEDCGTISHVFTHFELRLSVYRAKVARAGTEGNGWWEPVHSLKAQALPTVMKKAIAQAIPHAFKTER from the coding sequence ATGCACGATACAATCCCGGCGGCCGACGCCGCTCCCCTGCTTTTGGAATGGTACGACAGGCACCACCGCGACCTGCCCTGGCGTGTCTCTCCACCTATGGCCAGCCAAGGTATCGTTGCCGATCCCTACCACGTCTGGCTGTCTGAGGTCATGCTGCAGCAGACGACGGTGCAAGCGGTCAAGGCCTATTTCGTGAAGTTCCTGTCACTGTGGCCGACCGTCGAGGACCTGGCGCGCGCGGACAATGAGGACGTGATGAAGGCCTGGGCCGGGCTCGGCTACTATGCCCGCGCCCGCAACCTGAAGAAATGTGCCGAGGTTATCGCCAGGGATCACGGGGGTCGGTTTCCCGACACGGAAGACGGGTTGAAATCCCTTCCCGGCATCGGCGACTACACCGCGGCTGCGATCGCAGCGATCGCCTTCAACCGCAATAGTGCCGTGCTTGACGGCAATGTCGAGCGGGTGATCTCGCGCCTCTATGCGATCGAAACGCCCCTGCCCGCAGCGAAGCCCGAGATGCGGGCGCGTGTCGCCATCCTCACGCCTGACGATCGTCCAGGAGATTTCGCCCAGGCGATGATGGACCTCGGCGCGACGATCTGCACGCCGAAGCGGCCTGCCTGCTCGCTCTGTCCTTTCCGCGCGCACTGTCGCGCGCTGGTCGTTGCCGATCCCGAAACCTTTCCGCGCAAGGCGCAGAAGAAAGACAAGCCACTTCGGCGCGGCGCCGCCTTCGTCGCGATCGATGCCGACAATGCCGTCTATCTGCGAAAAAGGATCGAAACCGGCCTGCTTGGCGGCATGACAGAAGTGCCCGGAACCGACTGGACATCGCGACAGGATGGCGACACCACGCTCGCCTCCCAACCCTTTGCCGCCTCCTGGGAAGACTGCGGCACCATCAGCCACGTCTTCACGCATTTTGAGTTGCGTCTCTCGGTCTATCGCGCCAAAGTCGCGCGCGCCGGAACGGAGGGCAACGGCTGGTGGGAACCGGTTCACTCGCTGAAGGCCCAGGCGCTGCCAACCGTCATGAAGAAGGCAATCGCCCAGGCGATCCCGCATGCCTTCAAGACCGAGCGCTAG
- a CDS encoding DUF721 domain-containing protein, producing the protein MSEQKPRKGVVQISEVANGLIDPVLAKRAGINTMLLGSWDEIAGEDFSDCTRPEKIAWPRRVSEIAGEGGYQPGVLTVACEGARALFLTHAQGELIQRINGFFGFYAIGQLRIVQKPVSVQPKHRGKPKQLSGEPARRLEAMVEGIESEELKAALRRLGTAVLAPRRR; encoded by the coding sequence GTGAGTGAGCAGAAGCCCCGCAAGGGTGTCGTCCAGATCAGTGAGGTCGCCAACGGCCTGATCGACCCGGTGCTCGCCAAGCGGGCTGGCATCAACACCATGTTGCTCGGCTCGTGGGACGAAATCGCCGGCGAAGACTTCTCCGATTGCACGCGGCCCGAGAAGATCGCCTGGCCGCGACGTGTCTCGGAAATCGCAGGGGAGGGTGGCTACCAGCCGGGCGTGCTGACCGTCGCGTGCGAAGGCGCGCGTGCGCTTTTCCTGACCCATGCTCAGGGAGAACTCATCCAGCGCATCAACGGCTTCTTCGGCTTCTATGCCATCGGGCAACTGCGTATCGTCCAGAAACCCGTCTCGGTACAGCCGAAACACCGCGGCAAGCCGAAGCAGCTTTCGGGCGAGCCCGCGCGTCGGCTGGAGGCGATGGTGGAGGGTATCGAGAGCGAAGAACTGAAGGCAGCTTTACGCCGCCTCGGGACGGCCGTTCTGGCGCCGCGTCGGCGATAG
- a CDS encoding DsbA family protein: protein MSASAMNLTKRLLSGAAIATVALVLAACSDEKKETASTAPTQASETAAKPATDAITTASTSATPANTEAKPATGTEVAQATTAPVKVELPSSEGSVDAAKLMEPGALPEMALGEANAPVTIVEYMSMTCPHCAAFHNNTFEAIKTKYIDSGKVRFIVREFPFDPRAAAAFMLARCAPEGQYFPMISMLFKQQQQWAAAQNGRDALLQMSKLAGFTQESFEACLTNQKLLDDVNAVMQRGAKDFGVQSTPTFFVNGEHYSGDMSVDVMSALIDSKL, encoded by the coding sequence ATGTCCGCTTCCGCAATGAACCTTACGAAACGCCTGCTCAGCGGTGCCGCCATCGCAACCGTCGCCCTGGTGCTTGCTGCCTGCAGCGACGAAAAGAAGGAAACGGCATCGACCGCGCCGACCCAGGCGAGCGAGACGGCGGCAAAGCCCGCGACTGACGCCATCACTACGGCATCGACGTCCGCGACGCCGGCGAACACCGAGGCGAAGCCGGCCACAGGCACTGAAGTCGCTCAGGCGACGACCGCTCCCGTGAAGGTCGAGCTCCCGTCGTCGGAAGGTTCCGTCGATGCGGCCAAGCTCATGGAGCCGGGCGCCCTGCCGGAAATGGCGCTGGGCGAAGCCAATGCGCCGGTGACGATCGTCGAATACATGTCGATGACCTGCCCGCACTGCGCGGCCTTCCACAACAACACCTTCGAAGCGATCAAGACCAAGTACATCGACAGCGGCAAGGTTCGCTTCATCGTGCGCGAATTCCCGTTCGACCCGCGCGCGGCGGCCGCCTTCATGCTGGCGCGCTGCGCCCCGGAGGGCCAGTACTTCCCGATGATCTCCATGCTCTTCAAGCAGCAGCAGCAGTGGGCCGCAGCCCAAAACGGCCGCGACGCCTTGCTGCAGATGTCCAAACTCGCCGGTTTTACACAGGAGAGCTTCGAGGCCTGCTTGACGAACCAAAAACTTCTGGATGATGTGAACGCTGTGATGCAGCGGGGCGCAAAGGATTTCGGCGTACAGTCGACGCCGACCTTCTTCGTTAATGGTGAACACTATTCGGGGGACATGTCGGTTGACGTTATGTCGGCCCTCATCGACAGCAAGCTCTGA
- a CDS encoding chromosome segregation SMC family protein produces MKFNKLRLLGFKSFVEPTEFIIERGLTGVVGPNGCGKSNLVEALRWVMGENSYKNMRASGMDDVIFSGSGNRPARNTAEVGLYLDNSDRTAPAAFNDSDEIQVTRRIEREQGSVYRINGKEARAKDVQLLFADASTGARSPSMVGQGRIGELIAAKPQARRQLLEEAAGISGLHSRRHEAELRLRAAETNLERLDDVTSQLESQIESLKRQSRQANRFKMLSADIRKHEAILFHIRWVQAKEAEAEATSQLNQITVLVAEKAQVQMQAAKDQAIASLKLPELRENEARFAAALQRLQIARSQLEEDAGRILRRRDELQRRLAQLAEDIAREQRLVVDNAGILSRLDEEEAELSDMLAEADDRATEARERLEEANEKLAGNEALLARLTAERAEAQAGRNQLERTLRDLSERQARLARQLADQSRDLDELDRQMSALPDPHEKQGQVEVAEAALEEAEANVLAIEEALAEARRAEVEARPPVDRARATLNGIETEARTIRRMLEAVAGGAYPAVVEDMKVDRGFETALGAALGDDLDSPLEPAAPAHWRAPGDHVGDADLPEGVSPLIAHVKAPDALTRALKQIGIVASEADAERLLPLLKPGQSLVTKQGSVWRWDGHVTGSEAPSAAALRLAQKNRLAELDAEADGAAEALRRAEAELAVAGTRIRAEDERLRLSRDAQRMISRQLGEARDALAAAERASGDLARRRAVLAETRSQIEAQVEDVAEQIETANGALADAPDLSELEMKLRTQTADVAADRAAVAEARAAHDGLARENEVRQRRITAIGAERQTWKARANSAEEHIATLRDREAEARDEVEELIDAPDEFEDKRRALMNELQKAEAARREAADLLAEAEDHQREADRLAATALSELAESREKRGRAEERLVSARERRVEIEARIHEALSCAPHEVMRLTGLAVDEALPDMRNIERELERLKIERERLGAVNLRAEEEQKELSDKLALILRERDDVIEAIRKLRSAIQNLNREGRERLIAAFDVVNVQFQRLFTHLFGGGTAELQLIESDDPLEAGLEILARPPGKKPQTMTLLSGGEQALTAMALIFAVFLTNPAPICVLDEVDAPLDDHNVERYCNLMDEMAASTETRFIIITHNPITMARMNRLFGVTMAEQGVSQLVSVDLQTAERLREVV; encoded by the coding sequence ATGAAGTTTAACAAGCTTCGCCTGCTGGGCTTCAAATCCTTCGTCGAACCGACCGAGTTCATCATCGAGCGCGGCCTGACCGGCGTCGTCGGGCCGAACGGCTGCGGCAAGTCGAACCTCGTCGAAGCGCTGCGCTGGGTGATGGGGGAGAACTCCTACAAGAACATGCGCGCTTCCGGCATGGACGACGTGATCTTTTCCGGATCCGGCAACCGTCCGGCGCGCAACACGGCCGAAGTCGGCCTCTATCTCGACAACAGCGATCGCACCGCACCGGCCGCCTTCAACGATAGCGACGAAATCCAGGTGACGCGCCGCATCGAGCGCGAGCAGGGCTCCGTCTATCGCATCAACGGCAAGGAGGCGCGCGCCAAGGATGTGCAGCTACTCTTTGCCGATGCCTCGACCGGCGCGCGTTCGCCGTCGATGGTCGGGCAGGGGCGCATCGGCGAACTGATTGCTGCTAAGCCACAGGCCCGCCGCCAACTCTTGGAAGAGGCGGCCGGCATCTCCGGCCTGCATTCGCGTCGGCATGAAGCCGAATTGCGCCTCAGGGCAGCCGAGACCAATCTCGAGCGGCTCGACGACGTAACCTCGCAGCTCGAAAGCCAGATCGAGAGCCTTAAGCGCCAGTCGCGTCAGGCCAACCGCTTCAAGATGCTTTCGGCCGATATCCGCAAGCACGAGGCGATCCTCTTCCATATCCGCTGGGTGCAGGCCAAGGAGGCGGAAGCCGAGGCGACCAGTCAGCTCAACCAGATCACAGTGCTTGTCGCCGAAAAGGCGCAGGTGCAGATGCAGGCGGCGAAGGATCAGGCGATTGCCAGCCTGAAGCTGCCGGAATTGCGCGAGAATGAAGCGCGGTTCGCTGCGGCACTTCAGCGCCTGCAGATTGCCCGTTCGCAGCTCGAAGAGGACGCCGGCCGTATCCTCAGGCGGCGCGATGAATTGCAACGCCGTCTGGCACAGCTTGCCGAAGATATCGCGCGCGAACAGCGCCTCGTCGTCGACAATGCCGGCATCCTGTCGCGGCTCGACGAAGAAGAAGCTGAACTCAGCGACATGCTGGCCGAGGCAGACGACCGTGCGACGGAAGCACGCGAGCGGCTGGAGGAGGCGAACGAAAAGCTTGCCGGCAACGAAGCGCTTCTGGCTCGATTGACCGCCGAACGCGCCGAGGCGCAGGCCGGGCGCAACCAGCTGGAGCGGACGCTGCGCGACCTTTCCGAGCGACAGGCGCGCCTCGCCCGGCAACTGGCCGATCAGTCGCGCGATCTCGATGAGCTCGACCGGCAGATGTCAGCACTTCCCGACCCGCATGAAAAGCAGGGCCAGGTCGAGGTCGCCGAGGCTGCGCTGGAAGAAGCCGAAGCCAACGTGCTGGCGATCGAGGAGGCACTGGCCGAGGCGCGGCGCGCGGAGGTCGAGGCGCGTCCACCCGTCGACCGGGCACGCGCCACCCTCAACGGCATCGAGACCGAGGCGCGCACGATCCGGCGTATGCTGGAAGCGGTGGCCGGCGGCGCCTATCCCGCCGTCGTAGAGGACATGAAGGTCGACCGCGGCTTCGAGACGGCACTCGGCGCAGCACTTGGCGACGATCTCGACTCGCCGCTCGAACCGGCGGCGCCTGCCCATTGGCGTGCGCCGGGAGACCACGTCGGCGACGCCGACCTGCCGGAAGGCGTGAGCCCGCTGATCGCTCATGTGAAGGCGCCGGATGCGCTGACCCGCGCGCTGAAGCAGATCGGCATCGTCGCAAGCGAGGCGGACGCGGAACGGCTGCTGCCGCTGCTAAAGCCCGGCCAGAGCCTCGTTACCAAGCAAGGTTCCGTCTGGCGCTGGGACGGCCACGTGACCGGCTCCGAGGCGCCGAGTGCTGCGGCCTTACGTCTGGCGCAGAAAAACCGGTTGGCGGAACTCGACGCCGAGGCTGATGGTGCCGCAGAGGCGCTGCGACGCGCTGAGGCTGAACTCGCTGTTGCCGGCACGCGCATCCGCGCCGAGGACGAGCGGCTGCGGCTATCGCGCGACGCGCAGCGCATGATCTCGCGGCAACTCGGCGAAGCCCGCGACGCGCTTGCGGCTGCCGAGCGTGCCTCCGGTGATCTTGCCCGCAGGCGCGCGGTACTTGCGGAAACCCGCAGCCAGATCGAGGCGCAGGTCGAGGACGTGGCCGAGCAGATCGAAACGGCCAATGGTGCGCTGGCGGATGCGCCCGATCTCTCGGAACTGGAGATGAAGTTGCGCACGCAGACGGCCGATGTCGCTGCCGATCGTGCCGCCGTTGCCGAAGCGCGCGCCGCTCATGACGGTCTGGCGCGCGAGAACGAGGTCCGCCAACGGCGCATCACCGCGATTGGCGCGGAAAGGCAGACCTGGAAGGCACGTGCGAACAGCGCCGAAGAACACATCGCGACGCTGCGAGATCGTGAGGCGGAAGCCCGCGACGAAGTGGAAGAACTGATCGATGCGCCTGATGAGTTCGAGGACAAGCGTCGCGCATTGATGAACGAGTTGCAGAAGGCGGAAGCAGCCCGGCGCGAGGCGGCCGACCTTCTCGCCGAGGCGGAAGATCACCAGCGCGAGGCGGACCGTCTGGCGGCAACCGCGCTCTCTGAGCTTGCCGAATCGCGCGAGAAGCGCGGCCGCGCCGAAGAGCGGCTGGTCTCTGCCCGCGAACGCCGCGTCGAGATCGAAGCGCGCATTCACGAAGCGCTCTCCTGTGCGCCGCACGAGGTGATGCGGCTGACCGGGCTTGCCGTCGACGAGGCGCTGCCGGACATGCGCAATATCGAGCGGGAGCTCGAACGGCTGAAGATCGAGCGCGAACGCCTCGGCGCCGTCAACCTGCGTGCAGAAGAGGAGCAGAAGGAGCTTTCCGATAAGCTCGCTCTCATTCTCCGCGAGCGCGACGACGTCATCGAGGCGATCCGCAAGCTCAGAAGTGCCATCCAGAACCTGAACCGCGAGGGCCGCGAGCGCCTGATCGCTGCCTTCGACGTCGTCAACGTGCAATTCCAGCGGCTGTTCACCCACCTCTTTGGCGGCGGCACGGCCGAACTGCAACTGATCGAGAGCGACGATCCGCTGGAAGCGGGTCTCGAAATTCTCGCCCGCCCGCCCGGCAAGAAGCCGCAGACGATGACGCTGCTTTCCGGCGGCGAGCAGGCGCTGACGGCGATGGCACTGATCTTCGCGGTGTTCCTCACCAATCCGGCCCCGATCTGCGTGCTCGACGAAGTGGACGCGCCGCTCGACGACCACAATGTCGAGCGCTACTGCAACCTGATGGACGAGATGGCGGCTTCGACCGAAACCCGCTTCATCATCATCACCCACAACCCGATCACCATGGCTCGCATGAACCGACTGTTCGGTGTGACCATGGCTGAACAGGGGGTATCACAGCTGGTGTCCGTCGACCTGCAGACGGCGGAGCGGCTGAGAGAAGTGGTCTGA
- a CDS encoding caspase family protein has product MQWLAKLRSWILSVLMLLLVVGHGFAEENGKRLALVVGMTNYVAAGTLPNAARDAEAFGIFLKGQGFETDLVLDADRRGLAGALSNFSRKIGPDDVALFYYAGHGMQLHGENFLIGTDAKLESEFDVPAETIALSEIINALEKRARISMVFLDACRNNPLANRLNTEVEGATRGGATRGLAPIETQGAGTLVAFAAAPGQVAADGTDGHSPFTRALIANLSGAGLEVGTAFKRVVRDVRKETQGKQQPQILSSLSLEFYFGSETAAPQTPGLQAAMPQAVAVQPALAVPAIDPEALEAEKDFKKALKIGTARIWHFFVEKHRTGEYADLGRQALAQIEPAAVRNEAHLPQSVEAQLLPDKEKRRNVQLALASRGFEAGAADGVFGGQTRDAIKRFQSTNQQPASGFITENTAAALGIKVNARAEGVYSATKARRYDVANLEGLETDQTVLRALTCLRHFDTVYGVFGGHLYVAVRTGTILAVYARGIAGGCGAHLAAISSPEENAFVASLFNADPSFFETGYDPSGNVSYKMGPWIGLTQDPQGKEPKGGWHWDNGAPMTYTKWFQDMPNENKKGDDIGMYYAHRNGKADTKSLYVDTWDDMGSTDGTGGLILEFE; this is encoded by the coding sequence ATGCAATGGCTTGCGAAACTGAGATCCTGGATCCTCTCGGTTCTTATGCTCCTGCTCGTGGTCGGGCATGGCTTCGCCGAGGAGAATGGCAAACGACTTGCGCTCGTCGTCGGCATGACGAACTACGTCGCGGCGGGAACGCTTCCCAATGCCGCTCGCGACGCTGAAGCATTCGGAATCTTCCTCAAGGGACAAGGATTTGAAACCGATCTTGTGCTCGACGCAGATCGCAGGGGACTTGCTGGCGCGCTTTCAAACTTTTCCCGCAAGATCGGGCCCGATGATGTCGCCCTGTTCTACTATGCCGGACACGGCATGCAGCTGCACGGAGAAAACTTTCTCATCGGCACGGACGCGAAGCTCGAGAGTGAGTTCGACGTTCCCGCCGAAACCATAGCCCTGTCGGAGATCATCAACGCGCTGGAGAAGCGCGCCCGGATATCGATGGTCTTCCTGGATGCCTGCCGCAACAACCCTCTCGCCAATCGGCTGAACACCGAAGTCGAAGGTGCCACCCGCGGTGGCGCAACCAGAGGCCTGGCACCGATCGAGACCCAAGGCGCCGGCACGCTCGTCGCCTTTGCGGCCGCACCCGGCCAAGTGGCAGCCGACGGAACCGACGGACATTCGCCGTTTACCCGCGCGCTGATCGCCAATCTTTCCGGCGCTGGCCTTGAGGTCGGCACCGCTTTCAAGCGGGTCGTTCGCGACGTGCGCAAGGAAACGCAGGGCAAGCAGCAGCCGCAGATCCTGTCGTCGCTGTCGCTGGAGTTCTATTTCGGTTCGGAAACGGCAGCGCCACAGACCCCGGGGTTGCAGGCGGCGATGCCGCAGGCCGTGGCGGTCCAACCGGCACTGGCGGTACCGGCTATCGACCCCGAAGCGCTCGAAGCTGAAAAGGACTTCAAGAAGGCTCTGAAGATCGGAACGGCGCGCATCTGGCACTTCTTCGTCGAAAAGCACCGCACCGGCGAGTATGCCGATCTTGGGCGGCAGGCGCTGGCCCAGATCGAGCCGGCTGCCGTGCGCAACGAGGCACATCTGCCGCAATCCGTCGAAGCGCAGCTCTTGCCGGACAAAGAGAAGCGGCGAAATGTCCAGCTGGCGCTTGCCTCGCGGGGATTTGAAGCGGGCGCTGCCGATGGCGTCTTCGGTGGACAGACCAGGGACGCGATCAAGCGCTTCCAAAGCACCAACCAGCAGCCGGCGAGCGGCTTCATTACCGAGAACACAGCAGCAGCCCTCGGCATAAAGGTCAACGCGCGTGCTGAAGGCGTCTACAGCGCGACGAAAGCGCGACGCTACGACGTTGCCAACCTCGAAGGGCTGGAGACCGACCAAACCGTCCTGCGGGCGCTGACCTGTCTGCGCCACTTCGATACCGTCTATGGCGTGTTCGGCGGGCACCTCTATGTCGCCGTTCGCACGGGTACGATTTTGGCCGTCTATGCGCGCGGGATCGCCGGCGGTTGTGGCGCCCACCTCGCCGCGATTTCCTCTCCGGAGGAGAATGCGTTCGTCGCATCGCTTTTCAACGCCGATCCGAGTTTCTTTGAAACCGGGTACGATCCCTCCGGGAATGTCAGCTACAAGATGGGCCCCTGGATTGGCCTGACCCAGGATCCGCAGGGCAAAGAGCCGAAAGGCGGCTGGCACTGGGACAACGGCGCACCCATGACCTACACGAAATGGTTCCAGGACATGCCGAACGAAAACAAGAAGGGCGACGACATCGGTATGTATTACGCCCATCGCAACGGCAAGGCCGATACCAAATCCCTCTATGTCGACACCTGGGACGACATGGGATCAACCGACGGAACGGGCGGTCTCATTCTCGAATTCGAGTGA